GTGTATACTGGGGATTGGGGTAACGGTAGCCCGCCTGACTCTGGATCAGGTAGTCTAGGTTCGAATCCTAGATCCCCAACCAATCCCGGCCCCATCGTCTAGAGGCCTAGGACGGCGCCCTCTCACGGCGCAAACAGGGGTTCGAATCCCCTTGGGGTCACCAAGGCGTCCGCAGGGGGTGCGCCAGCACCCCCGAGGATCGCCTACCGCAAGCAGGATATTGTCGGAGTGGCGGAATTGGCAGACGCGTACGTTTGAGGGGCGTATGGGCAACCGTGCGGGTTCAAGTCCCGCCTCCGACACCAAGAGCGCCTCGTGAAGGGGCACCAGCCCCTTCACGAGCGCACAATGCAGATGTGGCGGAATTGGCAGACGCGCACGGCTCAGGACCGTGTCGGGTAACCACTCCCGGTGGGAGTTCGAGTCTCCCCATCTGCACCACAGGCGCTGATGTAGCTCAGTAGGTAGAGCACGTCCTTGGTAAGGACGAGGTCACCGGTTCGATCCCGGTCATCAGCTCCAGGCGCGGCGGGCCCGGCTCGCCGCACAAGAGATGCGCCGGTAGCTCAGTGGATAGAGTACCTGACTACGAATCAGGTGGTCGTAGGTTCGAATCCTGCCCGGCGCGCCAGGGTTGCGCCCGTAGCTCAGCGGATAGAGCGCTTGCCTCCGGAGCAAGAGGTCGTAGGTTCGAGTCCTGCCGGGCGCGCCAGTTCCCTCAGGGGTGTAGCTCAATTGGTAGAGCAACGGTCTCCAAAACCGTAGGTTGCGGGTTCAAGTCCTGCCGCCCCTGCCAGACAGACATGCAGACCGTAGCTCAGTTGGCTAGAGCGCCAGATTGTGGCTCTGGAGGTCGCCGGTTCGACCCCGGTCGGTCTGCCCATACGGGGCTGTAGCTCAGATGGGAGAGCGCTTGAATGGCATTCAAGAGGTCAGGGGTTCGATTCCCCTCAGCTCCACCAGGTTCCTCGGGCTGTGGCGCAGCTTGGTAGCGCGCTTCCTTGGGGTGGAAGAGGTCGTGGGTTCAAATCCCGCCAGCCCGACCAATTCGGGGTGTGGCTCAGCTTGGTAGAGCGCACGGTTCGGGACCGTGAGGTCGCAGGTTCAAATCCTGTCACCCCGACCAAATCGAAGGCAGGCATGCTCTGCATGCCTGCCTTCGATTTGGGGGGCCCGACAGCCCTTTGCGGAGCAAAGGGCGAGAGGGCCGACCATTCAAGGGCCGTGAGGACGTGCTTCCGCAGTCTGGGACTACACTGGCCCGACAGCCCTTTGCGCAGCAAAGGGCGAGAGGGCCGACCAACAACACCTGAGCCATCCCGTGCATGCCTGCTTTCGTTTTGGGGGGCCCGACAGCCCTTTGCGCAGCAAAGGGCGAGAGAGCCGACCACATCCAGAACTGATGAGAGACGTGCAACGGCACGTCTTCTTGCATGTCCGCACGCCCCCATGCGGCGGGGGCGCGGGCGGTGTTCTTCGGCTATGCAGCGGCCGGATACGGCCATGACGATTTCCGAGCAGGAATCCGGCGCGCGGCCGAGCAATACTTTACACTGCAAAGTAACCCGGGGACCGGGTGGAGGTTTACGCGATGAGTACTGACCACGGCGTACTGGCACTGATGCGCCACCGCAACTACATGCTCTACTGGTTCGGCTTCCTCATCTCCAACGCCGGCGCGTGGATTCAGTCGGTGGCCCAGGGGTGGCTGGTCTACGAGATCTCGGACAGCGCCGCCTGGCTGGGTACCGTGGGCTTCGTGCGGGCGTTCCCGCTGATCCTCCTCTCGCTGATCGGGGGCACCGTGGCAGACCGCTTCCCGAAGCGCCGCATCCTCTACATCACCCAGTCGGTGCAGCTGCTGAGCGCGTTCATCCTCGGCACGCTGACGCTGCTCGGCCACATCCAGGTCTGGCACGTCGTGCTGCTCTCCGCCGTCTCGGCAGCGGCGCAGGCCTTCGACCAGCCCACCCGCCACGCGCTCGTGCCGCAGCTCGTGCCCAGGTCCATCCTGCACTCCGCCATCTCGTTCAACTCCATCGCCTTCAACGGCGCCGCGCTCTTCGGACCGTCGCTCACGGGCGTGCTGGTGCCGCTCATCGGCTTCGCCGGCTGCTTCTACGTCAACGCCGCCAGCTTCGTTGCCGTGTTCATCGCCCTGGCGCTGATGGACTTCCCGCCGCACCGGCCGGGCGAGCGGAAGCAGTCCATGCTCCAGGACCTGCGGGAAGGGCTCGCCTTCATCCGCCACAGCCCGATCATCCTGGCGCTGATCTCCATGGCGGCGGTGACCTCGTTCTTCGCCCGGCCGTACCAGCAGTTTATCACGGTCTTCGCCAAGGACGTGGTGCACGGGGACGTGGGCATCGCCGGACTGATGCAGGCGGCCCCCGCGCTGGGCACCGTCATCTTCATGCTGGCCATCGTGTCGGCGCCGGACATCCAGTGGAAGGGCAAGATGCTGCTGGGTTCGGGCGTGCTCTTCAGCCTGGCGCTCGTCGCCTTCAGCTGGTCGTCCAACCTGTACCTCTCGCTGGCCCTGCTGGTCATCGTCGGCGGGTGTGCCATGACCTGGCAGACCACGCTGAACACCCTGCTGCAGACCAACGTCGACGACCGCATGCGCGGCCGCGTCATGTCGGCCTACACCATGACGGCGCTGGCGATGATGCCGCTGGGCCAGGGGCCGCTGGGCGTGGCCGTGGACTACCTGGGCCCGTCGCTGGCGGTCACCCTCGGTGCCCTGATCTCGCTGGCCTGGCTCGTCTACATGGGGATCCTGCGGGTGCGGGAGATCCGCGCGCTGCCGTAGCCGCGATGACGAATGGTGCTTTGTGCCTGCAGGAAGGATGGCAGCCGTCAGGGAATATTCATTCTTGAATACCCCGCGAAGGAGGTTGCCGCTGGATGGCTGTCGTACCGTTCAGGAATGAGCCGCTGACCGATTTCTCCCGTCCCGAGAATCGCGATGCCTTCCGCCAGGCCCTGGAACTGGTGCAGAGCCGCTTCGGGCGCGAGTACCCGCTCGTGATCGGCGGGGAGCGGATCATGACCAAGGACCGCATCGTCTCCACCAACCCCGCCAAGCCCGATGAGGTCGTGGGTTACGTCGGCAAGGCTGACCGTGAGCTGGCCGACAAGGCCATGGCCGCGGCGCTCGCCGCCTTCGAGGAGTGGAGCCACGTCAACCCCAAGGCCCGGGCGCGGATCCTCCTGAAGGCCGCCGCCATCATGCGCCGCCGCAAGCACGAGTTCTCGGCGACCATGGTGGTGGAGATCGGCAAGAACTGGGCCGAGGCGGACGCCGACACGGCCGAGGCCATCGACTTCCTCGAGTACTACGCCCGGGAGATGTACCGGCTCTCCGAGCCGCACGAGCTCACCCGCATCCCCGGCGAGGACAACGAGCTCTACTACATCCCGCTGGGCGTGGGCCTGATCATCCCGCCGTGGAACTTCCCGTGCGCGATCATGGTCGGCATGACCTCGGCGGCGATCGTGACGGGCAACACCGTCATCCTGAAGCCGGCGTCCATCACACCCGTCATCGCCGGGCTGTTCGTCGAGGTGATGGAGGAGGCCGGCCTGCCGCCCGGCGTGCTCAACTTCCTGCCCGGCCCCGGCGGCTCGGTGGGCGACTACCTCGTCGCGCACCCGAAGACCCGCTTCATCTCCTTCACCGGCTCCAAGGAGGTCGGCCTCCGGATCAACGAGGTGGCCGCCAGGACGGCCCCCGGCCAGGTCTGGATCAAGCGGGTCATCGCCGAGATGGGCGGCAAGGACGCCATCGTCGTCGACAAGGACTGCGACCTGGATGAGGCCGCGGCCGGCATCGTCACTTCGGCCTTCGGCTTCCAGGGCCAGAAGTGCTCGGCCTGCTCCCGGGCGATCATCCACGAGGACGTCTACGAGCCGATGATCGACCTGATCGTCGAGAAGACCAAGGCCCTGCTGCAGGGCGATCCGCGCAACCCGGACGTCCACCAGGGACCCGTGGCTGACAAGAACGCCTACGAGTCGATCCTGCGCTACATCGAGATCGGCAGGGGCGAGGGCCGGCTGCTGCTGGGCGGCGGCCCATCGGCGCTGGCGAAGGAGACGGGCGGCTACTTCATCGAGCCGACGGTCATCGCCGACGTGGACACCAAGGCCCGCATCGCCCAGGAGGAGATCTTCGGGCCGGTCCTGGCCGTCATCAAGGCCAAGGACTTCAAGGACGCCATCCGCATCGCCAACGACACCGAGTTCGGCCTCACCGGCTCGGTCTACTCCCGCAACCGGGCCAACCTGGAGTATGCCCGCCGCCACTTCTTCGTGGGCAACCTCTACCTGAACCGGAAGTCCACCGGTGCCCTGGTCGGCGTCCACCCGTTCGGGGGGTTCAACATGAGCGGCACCGATTCCAAGGCCGGCGGCCCGGACTACCTGCTGCTCTTCACCCAGCCGAAGGCGGTCAGCGAGAAGCTGTAGCGCTCTGGCGGCGGCCGGGCGATCGAGTTGGCTGTACCGGTAGGAACTTGGGGAGGCGACGTCCGCCTCCCCTTTCCAATGGCTGCCTTCTTGGGTATCCTTTTTAGACGACTAGCGTGTCGCCAGGAGGGGTCCCGTTGCAGATTCGCTGGACGAAGCTCCCGTTCACCGCCCACAACGAGGCCGAGTACCGGAAGGGGCTGAACGACTGGCTGGGACACGTCTTCTACGACCTGCTGCCGGAGCACGGCTTCGAGGTGCGGGAGGAGCAGATCTACACCGCCTTCCGGATCGCCCGCGCGCTGACCGAGGGCGCCACGCTGCTGGCCGAGGCCGGCCCCGGCACCGGCAAGACTTTCGCCTACCTGCTGCCGGCGGTCTGCCACGCCCGGATGCGGGGCGCCCCGGTGGTGGTGGCCAGCGCGTCCGGCGTGCTGAAGGCGCAGCTGACGGGCCCGGACGGCGACATCCACACGCTCTCCCGCCTGCTGGGCCTCGACATCGACGTGCGGGTGGCCGGCGACCCCGCCGACTACGTCTGCGAGCTGAAGGTGGAGACGGCCGACCTCTCCGTCGACCGCGAGCCCGAGGGCTGGCACGAACTGGTCGACTGGGCCCGGCGCACGGCCACCGGCGCACGCTCGGAGGTGCCCGGGGTCGACGACGAGCTCTGGGAGCTGGTGGGCTGGGACCCGTCGCTCAGCTGCGACACCTGCCCGCGCCGCGGCCACTGCCTGATGATGGCCGCGCGGCGCCACCACCGGGAGGCGGCGGACCTGGTGGTCTGCGACCACCGGCTCTTCGCCCAGGACCTGCTCACCCGGAACGACCTGCTGGAGGGCGGTCTGGTGCCGGTCCTGCCCGCCTACTCCGCCGTGATCTTCGACGAGGGCCACTACCTGCCCGAGACGTGGCAGCGGCTCCAGGGCTGGTCGCTCAGCGCCGACCGGCTCCGCCGGACGCTCGGGCGGCTGGAGGCCTGGCAGGCCCGGGAGCAGATGGCCTGGCGGCTGGAGGCCGCGCTGCGCGCCGCGGAGAACTTCATGCGCGGCATGGACGCCCACACCCGCCCCGGCGAGGGCAAGCGCGACGTGGACCGCTCGGACCTGCTCCTCAAGGCCGCGGCCCGGCTGGACAGGGCCCTGGACGACCTGCAGACCGAGCTGGTCACCGAGGAGGCCATGAGCGAGGGGCAGACGGCCGAGACCGAGCTCAACGCCTACCAGGCGCGCATCGACGAGATCCGGGCCGCGCTGCGGCTCTTCCGCCAGCCGGCGTCTGTGGTTTGGCGGGAGGGCGACGAGCTCTGGGTGGTCCCCCAGCGGCCGAAGCCGCTCTTCGGCGGCCAGCACCTGAAGCCGGGCACGCCCGTCGTCTTCTCCTCGGCCACCCTGGAGCCGGCCTACCAGGCCCGGGTGCTGGGGCTCACCAAGTTCGACCAGATGCAGGTGGGCGTGCCCTTCGACCTGGGCCGGCAGGCGCTGGTCTACCTGCCGGCGGGTGGTGCAGGCGCCGGGGAAGGTACCGCCGGGGAGGAGGCACTGATCGACGAGGCGGTGCGGGTGCTGCACGCCACCGACGGCCGGGCGCTGATCCTGCTGCGGTCCCTGGCCGAGGTCGGCCGCTGGCGGCGGGCGCTGACCGCCCGGAACCTGCCCTGGCCGGTGCTCTACGAGGGTGAGGGCGACCGCGGGGCGCAGCTGGTGCGCTTCCGGACGGAGGTGCACTCGGTGCTGGTCGGGGCCAGCTTCTGGGAAGGGGTGGACGTGCCCGGGGAGTCGCTCTCCTGCGTCATCATCCCCCACCTGCCCTTCCCGGAGCACGACCCGCTCATCCGGGAGCGGCGGGCCCAGGCGCAGGCGGCCGGCGATGACCCCTTCCGGGCCGTGGACCTGCCCGAGATGCTGATCAAGCTGAAGCAGGGCGTCGGCCGGCTGATCCGCACCGCCGCGGACCGGGGCGTCATCGCCCTGCTGGACCGCTCCCACGCGGGCACCGACTGGGAGGAGGCCGTCGAGGCGGCCTGCCCCGAGGACGCCAGGCGCGTCTCGGACCTGGCGGCGGTGAGGGCGTTCCTCGCCGGCGGGGAGGCGTGAGCGCCCAGGGCTCACATCAGGCGGAACAGCGACGCCATCTCCTTCATCCGCCGGTCGCCGACCTGGTGACCCCAGTTCCAGAGCACCAGGTCCACCACCCGGATGCGCTCGCCCACCTCCTCGGCCGTCCGCCGGACGAGGTCGTCGGGCGTGGTCTCCAGGAAGGCCGCCAGGCGGGGCACGGGGCCGGTCTGCACGACCACGTCCCAGCCCAGGTTGCGGGCGAGGTGGTACCGGCTGGTGGGGCCGACCCAGGGCAGGGTCTGGAGCCACGCCAGCGCCTCCGGCACGGGGCGCGCCGCCAGGCGGGCCATCTGCCCCGGCTGCTCCGCCAGCGAGTCGGCCATGGCGAGGATCGCGCCGATCTTGCGGGGGTGCTTGAGGACCGACAGCGCCTCGATCTGCGCATCCCGGGCAGCGGTAGCCACCGCCGCGGGATCCCAGTTGCGGAAGGCCGCGCTGAGTCCCGGCCAGAGCCGGTCGGTCACGTGGGCGGTCATGCCGCACGAGACCACCACCCAGGCATACTCGGCGAGCAGGTCCCGGTCGGTGCGGTTCTCCGGTCGCTCCCGGCGCCACTGGTCCAGCAGGCCGTCGGGGTCCGGTTCGGTCGCCCGGAGGTGGTCCAGGGCGTGTTCGTACAGGGCGCGGTGGTTCATCGGGATACCTCCTCGTGTGCGTCGGGAGTCAGGCGCTGCCTTCAGCGGTGCGCAGTGGTGCAGGAGGTCGCGGATTTTACACGAATCCATCTTGCGGGGGAAGGTCAAAGGGGGAGCTTTGGATGGAGAAACAGACGATGCGGATCGCAATCCTGGGCCTGGGCACCGTGGGGAGCGGCGTGGTCCGCCTGCTCCGGGAGAGCAGGGAGATGCTCCACCTGAAGACGGGCCTCAACCTCGAGCTGGCCAAGGTGCTGGTGCGCGACGCGCGGCGGCCGCGCCCCGGGTTCGAGGATCTCCCGCTCACGGACGACGTGGACGAGATCCTCGGCGATCCCTCGATACGCATCGTGGTCGAGCTGATGGGCGGCATCGAGCCGGCCCGCACCTACATGGTCGAGGCGCTGAAGCGGGGCAAGACCGTCGTCACCGCGAACAAGGACGTGATGGCGGATTACGACAAGGACCTGTACGACGCCGGCGAGATCGGCGATGCGGAGCTTTACTTCGAGGCGTCCGTGGGCGGCGGCATCCCCATCATCCGGCCGCTGAAGGAGTCGCTGGCGGCCAACCGGATGGAGCTGGTGATGGGCATCGTCAACGGGACCACCAACTACATCCTGACCCAGATGAGCCAGTACGGCAAGAGCTACGAGGAGGCCCTGCGGGAGGCGCAGGAACTGGGGTACGCCGAGCCCGACCCCACCAACGACGTGCAGGGGTACGACGCCGCCCGCAAGCTGGCGATCCTCTCCTCCATCTGCTTCCTCTCCCGCGTCAAGCCGGGGATGGTCTACACCGAGGGCATCACCCGCATCACGCCCCGGGACATCGAGTACGGGCGCCGCTTCGGCTGGGTCGTGAAGCTCCTGGCGATCGGCAAGGAGGTGGACGGGAAGATCGAGGCGCGGGTCCACCCCGCCTTCATCCCCGAGGGGCACCCGCTGGCCAATGTCTCCGGCTCGCTGAACGCGGTGTTCACCGTCGGCGACCCCGTGGGCGAGTCGATGTTCTTCGGCCGCGGCGCGGGCGCCGGCCCCACGGCCTCGGCGGTGGTCTCCGACCTGATCGCCGCCGCGCTCTCCAAGCGCACCCCGGGCCGCCGGGCCGGCGACGCCAGCACGGTCTTTTTCGAGAAGCCGGTGCTGCCGATCTCCGAGACGCGCAGCCGCTACTACCTGCGCCTGCACGCCACCGACGCCCCGGGCAGCCTCGCCCGCATCGCCGAGCGGTTCGGCTTGCACGAGGTCTCCCTCGCCCAGGTGGTGCAGGGCTCCGGCGGGCCCGACCGGCCCAACGGGCGCGGCTCCGCCGAGCTGGTCCTGGTCACCCACACGGTGCAGGACGCCAACATGCAGGCCGTCGTCCGCGACCTGAAGGAGATGGCCGACACCGTGATCAGCGTCGACAACGTCATCCGGGTGGAGGGGTAGCCCGTGGCGGCGGCGCTGATACACGGGCTGCTGCTCGCCTTCGGCCTGATCCTCCCGCTGGGCGCACAGAACACGTTCATCCTCAGTCAGGGCGCGCTGCACCGGCGCTGGGCGGGGGCCCTGCCGGCGGTGCTCACCGCCGCGGTCAGCGACACGCTGCTGATCGCACTGGCGGTCTCCGGGCTCTCGCTGGTGCTGCTCACCGTTCCCTGGCTCCAGTCCGCGCTCCAGTGGGCCGGGGTGCTCTTCCTCGCCTACATGGGCTGGTCCACGTGGCGCTCCGCCGCCAGCCTCGCCGCCGTCACCGGCGCCGCGCCCGGCGCGGTCGCCGCAGCGGGTTCCGCCGACGAGGCCTGGCCCGCCCGGCGGCAGGTCGCCTTCGCCGCGTCGGTCTCGCTCCTCAACCCCCATGCGATCCTCGACACGGTGGCCGTGATCGGCACCAGCGCGCTGCAGTACGACGGCGGCGCCCGCCTGGCCTTTGCGCTGGCCTGCATCGGGGTCTCGTGGGTCTGGTTCTTCGGACTCGCCACCGCCGGCCACCTGATGGGCGTCCTCGCGGCAGGCGCCAACCTGCAGCGGGGGCTGGTCCGGATCTCCGCGCTCATCATGTGGGGGGTGGCCCTTCAGCTGCTCCGTTCGCTCCTGACCGCGTGAACTACGGGGGGCATGCTTCATGGAGACTGTTGCGCTGAGCCGCCGCCTCCGGCGCCGCCAGCGCCGCTGGCCGCGGGTGCTCCTGGGGATCGTGGTGCTCCTGGTGGCCCTTGGCCTCGTCCGGGCGTTCACCATCCAGCCGCTGCCCGACCGGGCGTACACCGCGCCCCGGCCGGTGGTCCTCGCCCACCAGGGCGCCTCGGGACACGCACCCTCCAACACGATGGAGGCGTTCCGGCTCGCCCTGGAGCAGGGGGCGGACATCCTGGAGCTGGACGTCCACATGACCAGGGACGGCGTGGTGGTCGTCAGCCACGACGAGACCATCGACCGCATGAGCGACGGCTCGGGGCTGATCAAGGAGATGACGCTGGCCGAGCTGCGCCAGTACGACTTCGGCTACGACTTCACGCCGGACGGCGGCTTCAGCTACCCGTACCGGGGAAAGGGCGTCACCATCCCGACCCTGGAGGAGGTCTTTCAGGCCTTCCCCGGCGTACCGGTGAACATCGAGATCAAGCAGGCGGACCCGCCCATGGAGCAGCAGGTGTGGGAGCTGGTCCAGAAGTACGGGGCGGAGGACCGGGTGCTGGTCGCCTCCTTCGACGGCACCGTGGCCCGGCGGTGGCGGGAGCTGGCGGGCACCCGGGTGGCCACGTCGGCGCCGGCCAGCCACATGTACCTGGTGACGGCGCTCCACCTGCCGTATCTCGACCGGCTCTACGCCCCGGTGTACGACGCGTTTCAGCTGCCGGTAGCGCAGAAGGCCGGACCGATCACCGTGCGGTTCGACACGCCCCGGTTCCTGGCCATGGCCGAGCGGCTGAACATCGCGGTGCACTACTGGACGGTGAACGACGAGGCGGAGATGAAGCGGCTCTATGCCCTGGGCGCCCACGGCATCATCACCGACTACCCCGACCGGGCGGTGAAGGTACTGCGGGAGCTGGGACTGCGGGACTAGCGCGGGCCACGGGAGGAGCCCGCCGCGACAGCACGGGAGCTCCCCCCGGCTGTTGGGCGCAGCGTTTCGAGGCAGCGTGAGCGGTCTGCGCGCAGAGGCGGCCCCCATTCGGGGGCCGCCCTTCTCGCTTTCGATCAGAACTGGATCTCATCCAGTGCGAACAGGTCGTTCTCCTTCATGATGTTGATCAGCTTCACCGGGTAGTTGGGGTCGGTGGCGTAGCCGCCCTTGCGGAGCCCCCAGGCGCCCAGGACCGGGTCGCTCATCACCGCCCGGAACACGTCGTACCACGAGGCGGTGAGCAGCAGGTCCTTGTGATCCTGCCAGCTCTCGGCGGGGCTGTAGTAAGCCCGGAACCGGGCGTCCACGGTGTAGCTCTGCCCGTTGTAGACCTCCCACGTGGTGGAGACGATCGACCCGGCGCTGCCGGTGCCCTTGATGCCGAACAGGTTGTTGGACATCTGGCCCGTGTACTTGTCCACCGGGATGTACTGGCCCCAGCCGGTCTCCAGGATCGCCTGCGCCACCTGCAGCGCCGCGGACATGCCGGTGTCCCGGTAGGACCTGACCGCCATCTCGGCGGCGAAGTCCTTGAAGCGGGACTTCTCCACGATGGGCCGCGGCCCGTAGGTGGGCTCCATGTAGGCGGTGACGTAGAACGGGGCGGTCGCGACGACCCATTGGCCGTTCAGCCAGGCGTTGGCGTAGATCTTCAGGCCGCCGCTGCGGGGCGGGGTCCACGCCACGTACTGACCGGGCTTCGCCTCGCTGATCAGGGTGATAACGCCGTCCTGCTCCGCGTAGAACTTGATGGTGTCGGCGGGGACGTTGGGCATGGCCATCAGCTGGACCTCGCCGGTGATCACCTGGCCGGGCCCGACGCCGTAGAGCCAGAGGCCGGGCTCCGTGTCGATCTCGAAGCGGATCGGTCCGACGGTGTGCACGACTCCCCGGTCGTCGGTGACCTCCACCGTCAGCGTGTGGCTGCCGTTGTCCGAGGGGCCGTAGGTCCACCAGTAGTTGTTCTCCGTGGCCAGCACCCGGCCGTCCAGGATGAAGCGCACGGACTGGATCGGGTAGTTGGCCGAGACGGAGAGGGTCCGCGCCCGTCCGGTGACCCGCTCGCCCTCCGAGACCGAGGAGAAGGCGGTGCGGTAGCCGGTGTTGACCAGCACCGGGACCGGGTCGGAGTGGTAGGCGTTGCCGTCGCGGTCGTAGGCCACCACCTGGAAGGCCTTGGCGCCGTTGGCGGTCGTCGGCGGGTACCAGGTGAAGCTCTCCCCCGGACCCAGGGTCGCCAGGTGGGTCACCGAGCCGGTGGCCGTGTCGATCATCTGGTAGACCACGTGGGTCGCCACGAAGTTGATGGTGTGGCCGATGGTGGCGGGGTCCGTGAAGGTGCCGCCCGGCGTCAGCCCGGTGAGCTGGATGCGGGTGTCGGGCCGGACCGTGACCGAGACCGGGGCGGAGTAGACCAGGGTGCCGTCGCTGCGGCGCACCGCCGCGATGATCTCCCGCGGTCCCGCCAGCGTCGGGTCGGGGGTGTAGGTGTAGGCGGCGCCGACGTCGGCCCCGGCTGCGATGACGCGTCCCTTCCGGGTGACCGGGTCCACCAGGTAGAAGAAGGCGTAGGTGCCGTCAAGCCCGACGGCCCGCAGGGCGGTGGGGCCGGTGATCACCTGGCCCTGGGTCACGCCCTCGAGCGTCACGGGCGAGGCCGGGATCCCGGGCCCGGGGGTGCCGGGCGTGCCAGGGTCGGGCGTGCCGGGCACCTCGGTGCCGGGCTCGGTGCTGAGGCGCACGGTGCGCGTCGCCTCGTCCCACTCGATCCCGAGGCCCATGGCCTCCGCCAGCGCCCGGACGGGGATGAACGTCCGGCCGGCGACGATGGTGGCGGGGACGTCCAGCAGCTGGGTGACCGCACATTCGGGGGCGACGCAGGCCAGGCGGTTGCCGATCTGCAGCCGGAGGTAGCGGTCGCCGTCGGTGACGACGACGGTGCGGTCCGTCTCGTTCCAGATGGGTTCGGTCCCCAGCGCCTCGGCGATCGGGCGCACCGGCGCCAGGGTACGGCCGTCCTGGATGAAGGCGCCGGGGTCCAGCGCGAGCGGCTGGCCGTTCAGGGTCACCTGCACCGGCGCCGCGGCCAGCGTGACGGGGGCGGGAACAAGGGAGGTGAGCACGGCCAGGCCGACGGCTGCGGCGAGCCAGTCTCGGGTGCGCATGGTTGGCATTCCTCCGCTCGGATAGATACACGAGTTCTGTCACCTTGGACGTGTTTTAGCCCCGCAATGTTTCACACCAGATTCCGGCATGCTGCTACCCATCAGGGAGGAGGAACCGCACAGGTGTCG
The Symbiobacterium terraclitae genome window above contains:
- a CDS encoding stalk domain-containing protein, with the translated sequence MRTRDWLAAAVGLAVLTSLVPAPVTLAAAPVQVTLNGQPLALDPGAFIQDGRTLAPVRPIAEALGTEPIWNETDRTVVVTDGDRYLRLQIGNRLACVAPECAVTQLLDVPATIVAGRTFIPVRALAEAMGLGIEWDEATRTVRLSTEPGTEVPGTPDPGTPGTPGPGIPASPVTLEGVTQGQVITGPTALRAVGLDGTYAFFYLVDPVTRKGRVIAAGADVGAAYTYTPDPTLAGPREIIAAVRRSDGTLVYSAPVSVTVRPDTRIQLTGLTPGGTFTDPATIGHTINFVATHVVYQMIDTATGSVTHLATLGPGESFTWYPPTTANGAKAFQVVAYDRDGNAYHSDPVPVLVNTGYRTAFSSVSEGERVTGRARTLSVSANYPIQSVRFILDGRVLATENNYWWTYGPSDNGSHTLTVEVTDDRGVVHTVGPIRFEIDTEPGLWLYGVGPGQVITGEVQLMAMPNVPADTIKFYAEQDGVITLISEAKPGQYVAWTPPRSGGLKIYANAWLNGQWVVATAPFYVTAYMEPTYGPRPIVEKSRFKDFAAEMAVRSYRDTGMSAALQVAQAILETGWGQYIPVDKYTGQMSNNLFGIKGTGSAGSIVSTTWEVYNGQSYTVDARFRAYYSPAESWQDHKDLLLTASWYDVFRAVMSDPVLGAWGLRKGGYATDPNYPVKLINIMKENDLFALDEIQF